A genome region from Eubacteriales bacterium includes the following:
- a CDS encoding NAD-dependent epimerase/dehydratase family protein, giving the protein MKKILITGANSYIGTSFEKWLSKYPDIYSIDTMDMIDGSWKEKNFAAYDVVFHVAGIAHSSIDPKLEPMYRKVNTELAVDTAKKAKEDGAKLFIFMSSMMIYGEDKKMCKPFIITSDTKPNPADFYADSKLKADIAIQEMDNGTFKTAILRPPMVYGPKSKGNFPRLIKLAKKAPIFPNIKNERSMIYIDNLCEFIRILIDREEHGVFFPQNADYICTTDIIRYAAKALHKKIWITKLGNPFIKLLSLKAGAVNKVFGTRVYDKNMSLMDLNYQVEGNESSIYKCIEG; this is encoded by the coding sequence ATGAAAAAGATACTAATCACAGGAGCTAACAGCTACATAGGCACGTCCTTTGAAAAGTGGCTTTCAAAGTATCCTGATATATATAGTATAGACACTATGGATATGATAGACGGATCATGGAAAGAGAAAAACTTTGCAGCTTATGACGTAGTTTTTCATGTTGCAGGGATAGCTCATTCTTCTATAGACCCTAAGTTGGAGCCAATGTACAGAAAGGTAAATACCGAATTAGCAGTAGATACGGCAAAAAAGGCAAAAGAGGACGGGGCAAAATTATTTATATTTATGTCCAGCATGATGATTTACGGCGAAGACAAAAAGATGTGTAAGCCGTTTATAATAACTTCAGATACAAAGCCAAACCCTGCGGATTTTTATGCAGACAGCAAATTAAAGGCCGATATAGCTATTCAGGAAATGGACAACGGCACGTTTAAAACGGCGATTTTGCGTCCTCCCATGGTTTACGGCCCTAAATCAAAGGGAAATTTTCCAAGGTTAATAAAACTTGCGAAAAAAGCCCCTATTTTTCCTAACATTAAAAATGAGAGAAGCATGATATATATAGATAATTTATGTGAGTTTATCCGTATATTAATAGACAGGGAAGAACACGGGGTATTTTTCCCGCAAAACGCAGATTACATCTGTACGACAGACATTATACGCTATGCGGCCAAAGCATTACATAAGAAGATATGGATAACGAAATTAGGCAATCCGTTTATAAAACTACTTAGCTTAAAAGCAGGAGCTGTTAATAAAGTCTTTGGGACCAGAGTTTATGACAAGAATATGTCTTTGATGGACTTAAACTATCAGGTAGAAGGTAATGAAAGTTCCATATATAAATGTATTGAAGGTTAG
- a CDS encoding polysaccharide biosynthesis protein: protein MFKNKTLLITGGTGSFGNAVLNRFLDTDIGEIRIFSRDEKKQDDMRRDYHNDKIKFYIGDVRDINSIRNALHGVDYIFHAAALKQVPSCEFFPIEAVKTNVLGTDNVLTAAIDEGVKKVICLSTDKAAYPVNAMGTSKAMMEKVFVAKSRTVDPDKTLICGTRYGNVMCSRGSVIPLFIEQIKMGKPLTVTVPEMTRFIMSLEEAVELVLFAFKNAQSGDIMVQKAPACTIDVLAKAVKELFHADNEIKIIGIRHGEKMYETLLTKEECVHAIDMGSFYRVPADKRDLNYDKYYVQGIGDNNEIEEFNSNNTQLLNVDQVKKKVLALDYVQRELAEWEKKR, encoded by the coding sequence ATGTTTAAGAACAAAACTCTTTTGATTACAGGTGGAACAGGGTCTTTTGGTAATGCCGTTTTAAACCGTTTTCTTGATACGGATATCGGGGAAATACGTATTTTTTCACGTGATGAAAAAAAACAGGACGACATGAGAAGAGATTACCATAACGATAAGATAAAGTTTTATATAGGCGATGTAAGGGACATAAACAGTATAAGAAATGCTCTTCATGGAGTAGATTATATATTTCATGCGGCGGCGTTAAAGCAAGTTCCGTCTTGCGAGTTTTTTCCTATTGAGGCGGTTAAGACAAATGTCCTAGGTACGGACAACGTTTTGACAGCGGCGATAGACGAAGGCGTTAAAAAAGTTATTTGTTTATCAACCGATAAGGCCGCTTATCCTGTAAATGCTATGGGCACTTCAAAAGCTATGATGGAAAAGGTGTTTGTAGCTAAATCGCGCACGGTAGATCCTGATAAAACGCTTATATGCGGGACAAGATATGGAAACGTCATGTGCTCAAGGGGAAGCGTAATACCGCTTTTTATAGAACAAATAAAGATGGGCAAGCCTTTGACTGTCACGGTGCCTGAAATGACAAGGTTCATAATGAGCCTGGAAGAAGCCGTTGAACTGGTCTTATTTGCATTTAAAAATGCGCAAAGCGGGGATATAATGGTACAAAAGGCTCCTGCATGTACGATAGATGTACTTGCTAAGGCAGTAAAAGAGCTTTTTCATGCCGATAATGAGATAAAGATAATAGGTATCCGGCACGGAGAAAAGATGTACGAGACACTTCTAACTAAGGAAGAATGCGTACATGCAATAGATATGGGAAGTTTTTACAGAGTACCGGCAGATAAGCGCGACCTTAATTATGATAAGTATTATGTACAGGGAATCGGAGATAACAACGAGATAGAAGAGTTTAATTCTAACAACACACAATTACTTAACGTAGACCAGGTTAAGAAAAAAGTTTTAGCACTTGATTATGTTCAAAGAGAATTAGCTGAATGGGAGAAAAAAAGATGA
- a CDS encoding glycosyltransferase family 4 protein, protein MNILIVSQYFYPEDFRINDIAVSLVERGHQVTVITGLPNYGMDGIPREYRFFKKRKEVYKGVKVIRMPITARRKGAFWRILNYKTFALFGAFYAKTAKIDFDCVFTYEISPVTVGIPAISFARRKKKKHLFYCIDIWPEAVLSWGGTDKGIIYKIAKKISNYVYKRCDLIAVSSEPFEDYLNEKMGVDKSRITYLPQHCDDIYSNIAGKYTDNSCTDFMYIGNIGSVQDVECIIRAAKDLKDKEGFHIHIVGNGSNFDNVKNLSLQYGLDKIITFYGRIPYSELEELYILADAFLITLKGDSYIGNTLPAKLQSYMSVGKPVIGAINGAGANEVYKSGCGKVASSGDSETLAKIMLDVIKNPDIYKECGKSGRKYYEDNYTKDKFIDKLLNLFYSLLKGEK, encoded by the coding sequence ATGAATATTTTAATAGTCAGCCAGTACTTTTACCCTGAAGATTTTAGAATAAACGATATTGCCGTTTCTTTAGTTGAAAGAGGGCATCAGGTTACTGTTATAACTGGTCTACCTAATTACGGAATGGATGGCATACCAAGAGAATACCGCTTTTTTAAAAAACGCAAAGAAGTGTATAAAGGCGTTAAAGTTATAAGAATGCCTATTACTGCCAGGAGAAAAGGCGCTTTTTGGAGGATACTTAATTATAAGACCTTTGCGCTGTTCGGGGCTTTTTATGCTAAGACAGCAAAAATAGATTTCGACTGTGTATTTACATATGAGATATCTCCTGTAACCGTAGGCATACCCGCTATCAGCTTTGCACGAAGAAAAAAGAAAAAACACCTTTTTTACTGTATTGATATATGGCCCGAAGCTGTTTTGTCATGGGGCGGAACAGACAAGGGGATTATATATAAGATTGCTAAAAAGATAAGTAATTACGTGTATAAAAGGTGCGATTTAATAGCGGTGTCATCTGAACCGTTTGAAGATTATTTAAACGAGAAGATGGGCGTTGATAAGAGCCGTATAACCTATCTTCCGCAGCACTGCGACGATATTTATAGTAATATAGCCGGTAAGTATACAGACAACAGCTGTACGGATTTTATGTATATAGGCAATATAGGCAGCGTACAAGATGTAGAATGTATTATCAGGGCAGCTAAAGACTTAAAGGATAAAGAGGGTTTTCATATCCATATTGTTGGGAACGGGTCTAATTTCGATAATGTAAAGAACCTAAGTTTACAGTACGGGCTTGACAAGATAATTACTTTTTACGGACGTATTCCTTATAGTGAGCTAGAGGAACTATATATTTTGGCAGATGCATTTTTAATAACTTTAAAGGGAGATTCGTACATAGGCAATACACTGCCTGCGAAACTTCAAAGTTATATGTCTGTTGGAAAGCCTGTAATAGGCGCGATCAACGGGGCAGGGGCAAACGAAGTTTATAAATCCGGATGCGGAAAAGTCGCTTCCTCTGGTGACAGTGAAACACTGGCTAAAATAATGCTGGATGTTATAAAAAACCCAGATATTTATAAAGAGTGTGGTAAATCGGGGCGCAAATACTATGAAGATAACTACACAAAGGACAAGTTTATAGACAAGTTGCTTAATTTGTTTTATAGTCTCTTAAAGGGGGAGAAATAA